Proteins encoded within one genomic window of Oryza brachyantha chromosome 7, ObraRS2, whole genome shotgun sequence:
- the LOC102711996 gene encoding UDP-glycosyltransferase 76C2-like, which translates to MAGAGDGDGRAVPVRGRVVLFPLPFQGHLSPMLQLAGALHARGVAATVLHTDYNAPDPAAHPEFAFVAVPSGAVSAALAAAPGDGIAKIMALNAAIEASGCARDALASVISGSAPPRPACLVIDAALPGAQKAAAELGLPTIVLHTGSAAAFRLFRSYAMLREKGYLPAKESELNRPIKEMPPLRVSDLFDPSKYFNEEMGNKILALSTETTTNSSGAVVNTFEALETPELQSVRDELGATIPVFAIGPLHKLSNNGDRSSLLEQDRSCIEWLDTKEPGSVLYVSFGSVVRVNQDDFTEVAWGLANSGRPFLWVVRPGLVAGSSGKPDLPDGFREAVEDRGKMVDWAPQAEVLAHHAVGGFWTHNGWNSTLESIFEGVLMLSRPSFGDQPVTARYVQETWRTGFLVEGKVERGKIEKAIRRLMEGEEAAEVKERADELKKQMLMCLEDGGSTQQAVDKLVDHILSL; encoded by the exons atggccggagccggagacggcgacgggcgagccGTCCCCGTCCGCGGGCGCGTGGTGCTGTTCCCGCTGCCGTTCCAGGGCCACCTGAGCCCGATGCTGCAGCTCGCCGGGGCGCTCCACGCGCGCggggtcgccgccaccgtgctGCACACCGACTACAACGCGCCCGACCCGGCGGCGCACCCGGAGTTCGCgttcgtcgccgtgccgtccGGGGCCGTCtcggcggcgctcgccgcggcgcccggGGACGGGATCGCCAAGATCATGGCGCTCAACGCCGCCATCGAGGCGTCCGGGTGCGCCCGCGACGCGCTCGCGTCGGTGATCTCggggtcggcgccgccgcggccggcgtgcCTGGTCATCGACGCCGCCCTCCCCGGCGCGCAGAAggccgcggcggagctcgGCCTGCCGACGATCGTGCtgcacaccggcagcgcgGCTGCGTTCCGCCTGTTCAGGTCGTACGCCATGCTCCGCGAGAAGGGCTACTTGCCAGCGAAAG AGTCTGAGCTGAACAGGCCAATAAAGGAGATGCCACCACTGCGAGTGTCGGACCTGTTTGACCCAAGCAAATACTTCAACGAGGAAATGGGGAACAAAATCTTGGCCCTCTCAACCGAAACCACAACGAACTCCTCCGGGGCCGTGGTCAACACATTCGAAGCTCTCGAGACACCTGAGCTGCAGTCAGTTCGTGACGAGCTCGGCGCCACCATTCCGGTGTTCGCCATTGGCCCTCTCCATAAGCTCTCCAACAATGGCGACAGGAGCAGCCTGCTCGAGCAGGACCGGAGCTGCATCGAGTGGCTGGACACGAAGGAGCCTGGCTCTGTGCTATATGTGAGCTTTGGGAGTGTGGTTAGGGTGAATCAGGATGATTTCACGGAGGTGGCATGGGGTTTGGCAAACAGTGGAAGGCCTTTCCTATGGGTTGTTCGACCCGGCCTCGTGGCCGGTAGCTCTGGGAAACCGGATCTACCGGATGGGTTTCGGGAGGCGGTCGAGGATAGGGGCAAGATGGTTGATTGGGCGCCGCAAGCGGAGGTGTTGGCTCACCACGCGGTTGGCGGGTTTTGGACGCATAATGGGTGGAACTCGACGTTAGAGAGTATTTTTGAAGGAGTCCTGATGTTGTCGAGACCTAGTTTTGGTGATCAGCCAGTGACCGCAAGGTATGTGCAAGAGACGTGGCGCACAGGGTTTTTGGTGGAGGGTAAGGTAGAGAGAGGGAAGATTGAGAAGGCCATTAGGAGGTTGatggaaggggaggaggcagCTGAGGTTAAGGAGAGAGCAGATGAACTTAAGAAGCAAATGTTGATGTGCTTGGAGGACGGTGGATCTACTCAACAAGCCGTAGATAAGTTGGTGGATCATATATTATCTCTATGA
- the LOC121054959 gene encoding DIMBOA UDP-glucosyltransferase BX8-like — translation MQSHGASALAPSGKACASATSPAAMAEKEAAVLAGRRVALFPLPFQGHLSPMLQLAALLRARGLAVAVLHTDFNAPDPARHHPDLAFVPIRETLPEEATSPDADIVAQLLALNAACEAPFRDALASLLPDVACAVVDGQWYAALGAAAQLGVPVLALRTDSAATFRSMLAYPRLRDAGYIPIDEQRLDEPVPELEPLRVRDLIRVDGCQPDALCGFIARVADAMCASASGVVVNTFAAIEASELDKIQAELSQPAFAVGPLHKLTPAAAAAEHDFRYQLYGPDCVAWLDAHPPRSVLYVSLGSVACIDRGVFDEMAWGLSISGVPFLWVVRPGSVRGGMPALPYGLDWSMGKIVPWAPQRDVLAHRATGGFWTHCGWNSTLESVCEGVPMLAQPCFGDQTVNARYVTQQWGVGLELGEVFDRSRAAEAVRRLMVGEECAAMRERAHGLKTRANQRVAAATRAIDNLVDYICSLSTAPC, via the exons ATGCAATCACATGGCGCGTCGGCGCTCGCTCCTAGTGGCAAGGCCTGCGCGAgcgcgacctcgccggcggcaatGGCCGAGAAAGAAGCAGCggtcctcgccggccgccgcgtcgcgctgTTCCCGCTGCCGTTCCAGGGCCACCTCAGCCCCATGCtccagctcgccgcgctcctccGCGCGCggggcctcgccgtcgccgtcctccacaCCGACTTCAACGCGCCCGACCCGGCGCGCCACCACCCGGACCTCGCCTTCGTCCCCATCCGCGAGACGCTCCCCGAGGAGGCCACCTCCCCGGACGCCGACATCGTCGCGCAGCTCCTCGCGCTCAACGCCGCCTGCGAGGCGCCGTTCCGGGACGCGCTGGCGTCGCTGCTTCCCGACGTGGCGTGCGCGGTCGTCGACGGGCAGTGGTACGCGGCgttgggcgcggcggcgcagctcgGCGTCCCCGTGCTCGCGCTCCGGACGGACAGCGCCGCCACGTTCCGCAGCATGCTCGCCTACCCGCGGCTGCGCGACGCCGGATATATCCCAATCGATG AGCAGCGGCTGGATGAGCCGGTGCCGGAGCTGGAGCCGCTCCGGGTGCGAGACCTGATCCGCGTCGACGGCTGCCAGCCCGACGCACTGTGCGGCTTCAtcgcccgcgtcgccgacgccatGTGCGCTTCGGCATCTGGGGTCGTGGTCAACACGTTCGCCGCCATCGAGGCGTCGGAGCTGGACAAGATACAGGCCGAGCTATCCCAGCCTGCCTTCGCCGTCGGTCCGCTGCACAAGCTaaccccggcggcggccgcggcggagcaCGACTTCCGATACCAGCTATACGGCCCGGACTGCGTGGCGTGGCTCGACGCGCACCCGCCGCGCTCCGTGCTGTACGTGAGCCTGGGGAGCGTGGCCTGCATCGACCGCGGCGTGTTCGATGAGATGGCCTGGGGTCTCTCCATCAGCGGCGTGCCGTTCCTCTGGGTCGTCCGGCCAGGCTCCGTTCGCGGCGGCATGCCGGCGCTACCCTACGGGCTCGACTGGAGCATGGGCAAGATCGTGCCATGGGCGCCGCAGAGGGACGTCCTAGCGCACCGGGCGACCGGCGGGTTCTGGACGCACTGCGGGTGGAACTCGACGCTGGAGAGCGTCTGCGAAGGTGTGCCCATGCTGGCGCAGCCGTGCTTCGGCGACCAGACGGTGAACGCGAGGTACGTGACGCAGCAGTGGGGCGTCGGGCTGGAGCTCGGCGAGGTGTTCGACCGgtcgcgcgccgccgaggcggTGAGGAGGCTGATGGTTGGGGAAGAATGCGCCGCGATGAGGGAGAGAGCACACGGCCTTAAAACCCGCGCGAATCAACGCGTCGCTGCTGCTACTCGCGCCATCGACAATCTTGTCGATTACATTTGCTCGCTGTCAACTGCTCCGTGTTAG